One segment of Curtobacterium poinsettiae DNA contains the following:
- a CDS encoding acetamidase/formamidase family protein, which produces MTPDHFLPNTLGRPGFSADREPVLRVRPGTGETIGFETTDAVYAELDQHHDMAQLQAPINPVTGPVFVEGAEPGDTLVVTIHAIELTTHGWSVSLPGSGALQHVMGDRVFARRCPISDGTVQVSDRHRFPVRPMIGCIGTAPAEGENSTIMPAYPEGGNMDVTEARPGSTVSLPVRVPGALLSIGDIHALMAEGESSFVAIEAQGTAIVSVDLVKGGPVLRAPRIETADDWLFVGLGDPVQESVRRGYEDAFAFLVDEHGWSAEDAYAVLSAVGDSKLGGPTGSTAPDPLHPFAAVGAVTLHRVPKAVL; this is translated from the coding sequence ATGACCCCGGACCACTTCCTGCCGAACACCCTCGGCCGCCCCGGGTTCTCCGCGGATCGGGAGCCCGTGCTGCGGGTCCGCCCCGGTACCGGCGAGACCATCGGCTTCGAGACCACCGACGCCGTCTACGCCGAACTCGACCAGCACCACGACATGGCGCAGCTGCAGGCCCCGATCAACCCGGTGACCGGTCCGGTGTTCGTCGAGGGGGCAGAACCCGGCGACACCCTCGTGGTGACCATCCACGCCATCGAGCTGACCACGCACGGGTGGTCGGTGTCCCTGCCCGGCTCCGGAGCCCTGCAGCACGTGATGGGCGACCGGGTCTTCGCCCGCCGCTGCCCGATCTCGGACGGCACGGTGCAGGTGTCCGACCGGCACCGGTTCCCCGTCCGGCCGATGATCGGGTGCATCGGGACGGCCCCGGCCGAGGGTGAGAACTCGACGATCATGCCGGCCTACCCGGAGGGCGGCAACATGGACGTCACCGAGGCCCGCCCCGGCTCGACCGTTTCCCTGCCCGTCCGGGTCCCCGGTGCGCTGCTGTCGATCGGCGACATCCACGCGCTCATGGCCGAGGGCGAGTCGTCGTTCGTCGCCATCGAGGCCCAGGGCACCGCGATCGTCTCCGTCGACCTGGTCAAGGGCGGCCCGGTGCTCCGCGCACCCCGCATCGAGACCGCCGACGACTGGCTGTTCGTCGGCCTCGGCGACCCCGTGCAGGAGAGCGTCCGGCGCGGGTACGAGGACGCCTTCGCGTTCCTCGTCGACGAGCACGGCTGGAGTGCCGAGGACGCCTACGCGGTGCTGAGCGCGGTCGGTGACTCGAAGCTCGGCGGGCCGACCGGCTCCACCGCCCCGGACCCGTTGCACCCCTTCGCGGCCGTCGGCGCGGTCACCCTGCACCGGGTGCCGAAGGCGGTGCTGTGA
- a CDS encoding APC family permease: MSQQHSELSAQQQLEAYGYKQELKRSVSTTDLLIYGLVFMVPIAPWAIFGTVYNASSGMVPLVYLVGLVAMIFTALAYAQMAKSIPLAGSVFSYVGRGIHPTAGFFAGWAILLDYLLVPTLLYVFAAESMVGIFPGTPRWLWALVFVAINTVINLAGVSSLKLANRVFLLIELVFVAIFVVIAIVALTGGTIPDASFGTEQIWDPAKVSAPLIASALSIAVLSFLGFDGISTLSEESTGRRGGAGTAMILALVIVAFLFILQTWLASALAAGRDSFSDSEAGNAFFTIVEQASSSGWATAFFAVNVLAVGIANAMAAQAATSRLLFSMSRDRQLPAFLHKLNGRQVPQNAIIIVSVLSAILVLFFVGQIDTISSLVNFGALFGFMLLHVSVFVHHVVKGKSRNWLLHLVVPLVGFLIIGYVLLNAAVEAKVGGIVWLIVGAAVFLYYRRTGRSTEVGSEAEPTTEDAR; encoded by the coding sequence ATGTCGCAGCAGCACAGTGAGCTCTCCGCACAGCAGCAGCTCGAGGCCTACGGCTACAAGCAGGAGCTCAAGCGCTCCGTCTCCACCACCGACCTGCTCATCTACGGCCTGGTCTTCATGGTCCCGATCGCCCCCTGGGCGATCTTCGGGACCGTCTACAACGCCTCCAGCGGCATGGTGCCGCTGGTGTACCTCGTCGGCCTCGTCGCGATGATCTTCACCGCCCTGGCCTACGCGCAGATGGCGAAGTCGATCCCCCTCGCCGGCAGCGTGTTCTCGTACGTCGGCCGCGGCATCCACCCCACCGCCGGGTTCTTCGCCGGCTGGGCGATCCTGCTCGACTACCTGCTCGTCCCGACGCTGCTCTACGTGTTCGCCGCCGAGAGCATGGTCGGGATCTTCCCGGGCACGCCCCGCTGGCTGTGGGCACTCGTGTTCGTCGCGATCAACACCGTCATCAACCTGGCCGGGGTGTCCTCGCTCAAGCTCGCGAACCGCGTCTTCCTGCTCATCGAGCTCGTCTTCGTCGCGATCTTCGTCGTCATCGCCATCGTCGCGCTGACCGGTGGGACGATCCCCGACGCGTCCTTCGGCACCGAGCAGATCTGGGACCCGGCCAAGGTGTCGGCGCCGCTCATCGCCTCGGCCCTGTCGATCGCGGTGCTGAGCTTCCTGGGCTTCGACGGCATCTCGACGCTGTCCGAGGAGTCCACCGGCCGTCGTGGCGGGGCTGGCACGGCGATGATCCTGGCGCTCGTCATCGTCGCGTTCCTGTTCATCCTGCAGACCTGGCTCGCGTCCGCCCTGGCCGCGGGGCGGGACTCGTTCTCGGACAGCGAGGCCGGCAACGCCTTCTTCACCATCGTCGAACAGGCCTCGTCGAGCGGGTGGGCCACCGCGTTCTTCGCCGTCAACGTGCTCGCCGTCGGCATCGCGAACGCCATGGCCGCGCAGGCCGCGACGAGCCGCCTGCTCTTCTCGATGAGCCGCGACCGTCAGCTGCCCGCGTTCCTGCACAAGCTCAACGGGCGCCAGGTGCCGCAGAACGCGATCATCATCGTCTCGGTGCTCTCCGCGATCCTGGTGCTGTTCTTCGTCGGGCAGATCGACACGATCTCGTCGCTCGTGAACTTCGGCGCGCTGTTCGGCTTCATGCTCCTGCACGTCTCCGTCTTCGTGCACCACGTCGTCAAGGGGAAGTCGCGCAACTGGCTGCTGCACCTGGTCGTCCCGCTGGTCGGGTTCCTGATCATCGGGTACGTCCTGCTCAACGCCGCGGTCGAGGCGAAGGTCGGCGGGATCGTCTGGCTGATCGTCGGCGCGGCCGTGTTCCTGTACTACCGACGCACCGGCCGTTCCACCGAGGTCGGCTCCGAAGCAGAACCGACGACGGAGGACGCACGATGA
- a CDS encoding MarR family winged helix-turn-helix transcriptional regulator, with protein MRQDDTGIHLETSIGYLLKETASALRTSMEAVLRPLGMTVTHYSCLELLAQRPGLSNSELARGTFVTRQSMNVLLQTLERDGFVTRATEPSVGKALPTQLTDSGRQSLAQASAAIRGVEQRMLADLTEDQQTAARQILRSMVTSLRSQAT; from the coding sequence ATGCGTCAAGACGACACCGGCATCCACCTCGAGACGTCGATCGGCTACCTGCTCAAGGAGACCGCGAGCGCCCTCCGCACGTCGATGGAGGCCGTGCTGCGTCCGCTCGGCATGACGGTGACGCACTACTCCTGCCTGGAGTTGCTCGCACAGCGCCCCGGCCTGTCGAACTCCGAACTCGCGCGGGGCACCTTCGTCACCCGGCAGTCGATGAACGTCCTGCTGCAGACCCTGGAGCGGGACGGCTTCGTCACCCGCGCCACCGAGCCGTCGGTCGGCAAGGCGCTCCCCACGCAGCTGACCGACAGCGGGCGGCAGAGCCTGGCGCAGGCGAGTGCGGCGATCCGCGGGGTCGAGCAGCGGATGCTCGCCGACCTGACCGAGGACCAGCAGACCGCGGCCCGTCAGATCCTGCGGAGCATGGTGACGTCGCTCCGCAGTCAGGCCACGTAG
- a CDS encoding proline iminopeptidase-family hydrolase, which yields MSSITASTMPFRDGETWYRVTTPDSPVAGALPLVVLHGGPGMAHDYLRNLAALADETGRTVVHHDQFGCGRSSHRPDAPVDTWQPQLFVDEYAALVEHLGLGDHHVLGQSWGGMLGAEIAVQQPAGLRSLAICNSPASMQLWVDGAAELRAQLPADVQDALTRHETAGTVDDPEYLAATQVFYERHVCRVVPSHPDFVDSEEQMEREPTVYHTMNGPNEFHVIGTMRDWTIVDRLDRIAVPTLVVAGEYDEATPATWAPFVERIADVRQHVFPGASHCSHLEQPAEFRRVVATFLAAHDDA from the coding sequence ATGTCCAGCATCACCGCATCCACGATGCCGTTCCGCGACGGCGAGACCTGGTACCGGGTCACCACGCCCGACAGCCCGGTCGCCGGCGCACTGCCCCTCGTCGTCCTGCACGGCGGGCCCGGCATGGCCCACGACTACCTCCGGAACCTCGCGGCCCTGGCCGACGAGACCGGCCGGACCGTCGTCCACCACGACCAGTTCGGCTGCGGCCGGAGCAGCCACCGCCCCGACGCACCGGTCGACACCTGGCAGCCACAGCTGTTCGTCGACGAGTACGCCGCCCTGGTCGAGCACCTCGGGCTCGGCGACCACCACGTGCTCGGACAGTCGTGGGGCGGCATGCTCGGCGCCGAGATCGCGGTGCAGCAGCCCGCGGGGCTCCGGTCACTGGCGATCTGCAACTCCCCCGCGTCGATGCAGCTCTGGGTCGACGGCGCCGCCGAGCTGCGCGCGCAGCTGCCCGCCGACGTGCAGGACGCCCTGACCCGGCACGAGACGGCCGGCACCGTCGACGACCCCGAGTACCTGGCGGCGACGCAGGTCTTCTACGAGCGGCACGTCTGCCGCGTGGTCCCGAGCCATCCGGACTTCGTCGACTCCGAGGAGCAGATGGAGCGCGAGCCGACTGTCTACCACACGATGAACGGCCCGAACGAGTTCCACGTCATCGGCACGATGCGTGACTGGACCATCGTCGACCGGCTCGACCGCATCGCCGTGCCGACGCTCGTCGTCGCCGGCGAGTACGACGAGGCCACGCCCGCCACGTGGGCGCCGTTCGTCGAGCGGATCGCCGACGTCCGGCAGCACGTCTTCCCCGGCGCGAGCCACTGCTCGCACCTGGAGCAGCCGGCGGAGTTCCGCCGGGTCGTCGCGACCTTCCTGGCCGCGCACGACGACGCCTGA
- a CDS encoding LLM class flavin-dependent oxidoreductase — MTTSSEHRQIRFNAFDMNCVAHQSSGLWRHPRDRSRDYRDLTYWTDLAKTLERGAFDGIFIADVLGTYDVYGGSNEAALRTGSQVPVNDPILLVSAMASVTEHLGFGITAGTAYEHPYPFARRMSTLDHLTKGRVGWNVVTGYLPSAARNMGQTDQLSHDDRYDVADEYLEVLYKLWEGSWEDDAVVADREAGVFTDPAKVHPIEHHGTHFDVPGIHLSEPSVQRTPVIYQAGASPRGIRFAAENAEAVFVGAPTVEQLASTVAKVRDALEAAGRDRYAARVYTLLTVITDATDELAQAKYEDYLSYASELGALVLNSGWMGVDLSQWDPDQPLGDVESNAIQSAAANIAAATGEDGSKWTIRDLARQTAIGGLGPVAVGGGATIADRLQEIQELTDVDGFNLAYAVTPGTWEDVIEFVIPELRARGAYPEEYGSGSLRQKLHGRGDRLPDEHRGASFRIGSRAVVG, encoded by the coding sequence GTGACCACCAGCAGCGAGCACCGGCAGATCCGCTTCAACGCGTTCGACATGAACTGCGTCGCGCACCAGTCCTCCGGACTGTGGCGGCACCCCCGCGACCGGTCGCGGGACTACCGCGACCTGACCTACTGGACGGACCTGGCGAAGACGCTCGAGCGCGGGGCGTTCGACGGCATCTTCATCGCCGACGTCCTGGGCACCTACGACGTGTACGGCGGCTCGAACGAGGCCGCGCTCCGCACCGGGTCGCAGGTGCCCGTGAACGACCCGATCCTGCTCGTGTCGGCCATGGCCTCGGTGACCGAGCACCTGGGCTTCGGCATCACGGCGGGCACCGCCTACGAGCACCCGTACCCGTTCGCACGACGCATGTCGACGCTCGACCACCTGACCAAGGGCCGGGTCGGCTGGAACGTCGTCACCGGGTACCTGCCGAGTGCCGCGCGGAACATGGGCCAGACCGACCAGCTGTCGCACGACGATCGGTACGACGTGGCGGACGAGTACCTCGAGGTCCTCTACAAGCTGTGGGAGGGCTCGTGGGAGGACGACGCCGTCGTCGCCGACCGCGAAGCCGGGGTCTTCACGGACCCGGCGAAGGTGCACCCGATCGAGCACCACGGCACGCACTTCGACGTGCCGGGCATCCACCTGTCCGAGCCGTCGGTGCAGCGCACGCCCGTCATCTACCAGGCGGGCGCGTCGCCGCGCGGCATCCGCTTCGCGGCGGAGAACGCGGAAGCGGTCTTCGTGGGCGCGCCGACCGTGGAGCAGCTCGCGTCGACCGTCGCGAAGGTCCGCGACGCCCTGGAGGCAGCTGGTCGCGACCGGTACGCCGCTCGCGTGTACACGTTGCTCACCGTGATCACGGACGCCACCGACGAGCTGGCCCAGGCGAAGTACGAGGACTACCTGTCGTACGCGTCGGAGCTCGGTGCGCTGGTGCTCAACTCCGGCTGGATGGGCGTCGACCTGTCGCAGTGGGACCCGGACCAGCCCCTGGGTGACGTCGAGTCGAACGCGATCCAGTCGGCGGCGGCGAACATCGCGGCGGCGACCGGGGAGGACGGATCGAAGTGGACGATCCGCGACCTGGCACGGCAGACCGCGATCGGCGGCCTCGGCCCGGTGGCGGTCGGCGGGGGAGCGACCATCGCCGACCGGCTGCAGGAGATCCAGGAGCTGACCGACGTCGACGGCTTCAACCTGGCGTACGCGGTGACCCCGGGCACGTGGGAGGACGTCATCGAGTTCGTGATCCCGGAGCTCCGTGCCCGCGGGGCCTACCCGGAGGAGTACGGGTCGGGGTCGCTCCGCCAGAAGCTGCACGGCCGCGGGGACCGGCTGCCCGACGAGCACCGTGGGGCGTCGTTCAGGATCGGGAGCCGGGCGGTCGTAGGCTGA
- a CDS encoding aspartate/glutamate racemase family protein, which yields MRIRVVNPNTTASMTRAIGIAAQAVAAPGTLVEAVEPSMGPASIESHYEEALAVPGLLEQIARGEQDGVDAFVVACFGDPGLDAARELATVPVIGIAEAGFHAAAMLGRRFGVVTTLARTTGRAHELAERYGFAPLVTEIRACEVPVLELDDPESGARALVIEECRAVIDGGADAVVLGCAGMADFCAEVSLAIGAPVVDGVAAATVLAESLVRLGLSTGKRGEYALPPVKAVSGLLAGFERHPATVATAGASA from the coding sequence ATGCGCATCCGCGTCGTCAACCCCAACACCACCGCGTCGATGACGCGGGCGATCGGCATCGCGGCCCAGGCCGTCGCCGCTCCCGGCACGCTGGTCGAAGCGGTCGAGCCCTCGATGGGGCCGGCCTCGATCGAGAGCCACTACGAAGAGGCCCTGGCCGTGCCCGGGTTGCTCGAGCAGATCGCCCGCGGTGAGCAGGACGGGGTGGACGCCTTCGTCGTGGCGTGCTTCGGGGACCCGGGGCTCGACGCCGCGCGGGAGCTCGCGACGGTGCCGGTGATCGGGATCGCCGAGGCCGGGTTCCACGCCGCCGCGATGCTCGGCCGTCGGTTCGGCGTCGTCACCACCCTGGCGCGCACGACCGGCCGCGCCCACGAGCTCGCCGAGCGCTACGGCTTCGCCCCGCTCGTCACGGAGATCCGGGCGTGCGAGGTCCCGGTGCTCGAGCTCGACGACCCCGAGTCCGGTGCCCGTGCGCTCGTGATCGAGGAGTGCCGAGCGGTCATCGACGGAGGAGCCGATGCCGTCGTGCTCGGGTGCGCCGGCATGGCCGACTTCTGCGCCGAGGTCTCGCTGGCGATCGGGGCACCGGTCGTCGACGGCGTCGCGGCGGCCACGGTCCTGGCGGAGTCACTCGTCCGCCTCGGCTTGTCCACGGGCAAGCGCGGCGAGTACGCCCTGCCGCCCGTGAAGGCGGTGTCGGGGCTGCTGGCGGGCTTCGAACGCCACCCGGCGACGGTCGCGACGGCAGGGGCGAGCGCGTGA
- a CDS encoding VOC family protein: protein MSRGIRIDHVGVTVPDIDAATQFFEAAFDAVVLYDMRRRDETPNSSSEAHGYLGIPSTMAQGAMRMLALPEGPGLELFEYLGPEQRNAAHPSDLGWQHLAMYADDLDETLARVESAGGTRNSDPRDLRGDEAGAGNRFVYTRTPWGSTLELVSYPTPQPYLVYAPRPKWAPWPMPDDVYPVPAPAVH, encoded by the coding sequence ATGAGCAGGGGAATCAGGATCGACCACGTGGGCGTCACGGTGCCGGACATCGACGCAGCCACGCAGTTCTTCGAGGCGGCGTTCGACGCCGTCGTCCTGTACGACATGCGGCGTCGTGACGAGACGCCGAACAGCAGTTCCGAGGCGCACGGCTACCTCGGCATCCCGAGCACCATGGCGCAGGGGGCCATGCGGATGCTCGCGCTGCCGGAGGGGCCGGGGCTCGAGCTGTTCGAGTACCTGGGGCCCGAGCAGCGGAACGCCGCACACCCGTCCGACCTGGGGTGGCAGCACCTGGCGATGTACGCCGACGACCTGGACGAGACGCTCGCCCGGGTCGAGTCAGCCGGCGGGACCCGGAACTCCGACCCGCGCGACCTGCGTGGTGACGAGGCGGGGGCCGGTAACCGGTTCGTCTACACGCGCACGCCGTGGGGGTCGACGCTCGAGCTCGTCAGCTACCCGACGCCGCAGCCGTACCTGGTGTACGCGCCGCGGCCGAAGTGGGCGCCGTGGCCGATGCCGGACGACGTCTACCCGGTGCCGGCACCCGCCGTGCACTGA
- a CDS encoding SGNH/GDSL hydrolase family protein: MHETIRYVAIGDSFSEGIGDAGPAPLPGWTGRLASAMAAASDADVSYANLAVRGRLLAGVLDGQLDAALDLDPAPTLITFCAGGNDLLRPRFDVDALIRRVESAVDRVEARGARMALLSPADPSARLPLGSLINRRGDAWAGALGELAQRRGLPFVDVSRDPHLRRAEFWSEDRLHMNATGHQRVADLALHAVLDGPAAADPASVHAGRTGFRAEARYYREYVLPWVGRRVTRRSSGDGRSATYPAWTPVA, translated from the coding sequence ATGCACGAGACCATCCGCTACGTCGCGATCGGCGACAGCTTCTCGGAGGGGATCGGCGACGCCGGTCCCGCTCCCCTCCCCGGCTGGACCGGACGACTCGCGAGCGCGATGGCGGCTGCGTCGGACGCCGACGTCTCGTACGCCAACCTCGCGGTGCGCGGACGGCTGCTCGCCGGGGTCCTCGACGGGCAGCTCGACGCGGCGCTCGACCTCGACCCGGCCCCGACGCTCATCACGTTCTGCGCCGGCGGGAACGACCTGCTCCGCCCCCGCTTCGACGTCGACGCCCTCATCCGCCGGGTCGAGTCCGCCGTCGACCGGGTCGAGGCGCGCGGCGCGCGGATGGCACTGCTCAGCCCTGCCGACCCGAGCGCGCGGCTGCCCCTCGGATCGCTCATCAACCGTCGCGGTGACGCCTGGGCCGGAGCGCTCGGCGAGTTGGCCCAGCGCCGCGGCCTGCCGTTCGTCGACGTGTCCCGCGACCCGCACCTGCGCCGTGCGGAGTTCTGGTCCGAGGACCGCCTGCACATGAACGCGACCGGGCACCAGCGTGTCGCCGACCTGGCGCTGCACGCCGTCCTGGACGGCCCGGCGGCCGCCGACCCCGCGTCCGTGCACGCCGGTCGCACCGGCTTCCGGGCCGAGGCCCGCTACTACCGCGAGTACGTCCTACCGTGGGTCGGGCGGCGGGTCACCCGGCGCTCGTCCGGCGACGGCCGGTCAGCGACCTACCCGGCGTGGACGCCGGTCGCGTAG
- a CDS encoding FadR/GntR family transcriptional regulator produces MSDRATETRVDEVEDRLVTAVAVGEYLPGANLPPERELAGLLGVARVTVRGAIARLVERGLLETRRGRGGGTFVRTEWPDSSSDAVGRVLLARWEAIQDTADAIALLHGALATAAAERVTPEDAALIRARLEVFRDATSGLEKQRADAVLHRTIIDAARNDALRTALAGLEAQISIAAPAHLWGTAEGMAEMETRALREHELLVDAVCSGRAPEAGVIARQHVGIDVELLERAVRRTGQVPRH; encoded by the coding sequence GTGTCCGATCGTGCGACCGAGACGCGCGTCGACGAGGTCGAGGACCGCCTCGTGACCGCCGTCGCCGTGGGCGAGTACCTGCCCGGCGCGAACCTGCCGCCGGAACGCGAACTCGCCGGCCTGCTCGGCGTGGCCCGGGTCACCGTGCGGGGCGCGATCGCGCGACTCGTCGAACGGGGGCTGCTCGAGACCCGTCGAGGCCGGGGCGGTGGCACGTTCGTCCGCACCGAGTGGCCGGACAGCTCATCGGACGCCGTCGGACGGGTGCTGCTCGCCCGGTGGGAGGCGATCCAGGACACCGCTGACGCCATCGCGCTGTTGCACGGGGCGCTCGCGACGGCCGCCGCGGAACGGGTCACCCCGGAGGACGCCGCCCTGATCCGTGCACGGCTCGAGGTGTTCCGCGACGCCACCTCGGGTCTCGAGAAGCAGCGAGCCGACGCCGTGCTGCACCGGACGATCATCGACGCCGCCCGGAACGACGCCCTGCGGACCGCGCTCGCCGGGTTGGAGGCGCAGATCTCCATCGCCGCTCCGGCGCACTTGTGGGGCACGGCCGAGGGCATGGCGGAGATGGAGACCCGTGCGCTCCGCGAGCACGAACTGCTGGTGGACGCGGTGTGTTCGGGGCGGGCGCCCGAGGCGGGCGTGATCGCCCGGCAGCACGTCGGGATCGACGTCGAACTGCTCGAACGGGCCGTGCGGCGGACGGGGCAGGTGCCCCGCCACTGA
- a CDS encoding VOC family protein yields the protein MPVTGPDFISLQTRDLDASQAFYERYLGLVRSQAGPPHAVVFETTPIAFALRDLVPGTDLDAVAQPGIGAAIWLHATDVQAIHDALVADGHRIVSAPIDGPFGRTFTFADPDGYHVTLHDRA from the coding sequence ATGCCCGTCACCGGCCCCGACTTCATCTCCCTGCAGACCCGCGACCTCGATGCCTCGCAGGCGTTCTACGAGCGGTACCTCGGCCTCGTCCGCTCGCAGGCCGGTCCGCCGCACGCCGTCGTGTTCGAGACCACCCCGATCGCCTTCGCCCTGCGCGACCTGGTGCCCGGCACGGACCTCGACGCGGTGGCGCAGCCCGGCATCGGCGCCGCGATCTGGCTGCACGCGACGGACGTGCAGGCGATCCACGACGCGCTGGTCGCCGACGGGCACCGCATCGTCTCGGCGCCGATCGACGGTCCCTTCGGCCGGACGTTCACGTTCGCCGACCCCGACGGGTACCACGTCACGCTCCACGACCGCGCCTGA
- a CDS encoding NCS1 family nucleobase:cation symporter-1, producing MATDIATPVAAPHAPTTTAAPAPAGAGVVKPGYDPALTNEDLAPLREQRWTSYNFFAFWMSDVHSVGGYVTAGSLFALGIASWQVLIALVVGILIVQVFANLVAKPSQRTGVPYPVINRAVFGVLGANVPAIIRGLIAMAWYGVQTFLAAQSLNIVFLKFIPASAGLLDHSFLGLSALGWISYAILWVAQGALFWMGMEAIKRFIDWAGPAVYVVMIVLAVYLVSQAGIGNISFTLSAGEPLSFGASIPVMLSAVALVVSYFSGPMLNFGDFSRYGRSFRAVKRGNFWGLPINFLFFSVLTVLCASATVPVFGKLITDPIETVQAIGAPFAILLGGLTFVTATVGINIVANFISPAFDFSNVAPRKISWRAGGMIAAVGSVLLTPWNWYGNDQAILYTLGVLGALIGPLFGILIAGYYIVGKQRIAIDDMYSTSRTARYWYRGGFNPNAIWTLVVTGAISVASAVLPPALGVLPWLASYSWFIGCGLGLVVFWALERVRPSMPVLDAEDPSVDDGAAVGRV from the coding sequence ATGGCTACCGACATCGCGACACCAGTCGCCGCGCCCCACGCCCCCACCACGACCGCCGCTCCCGCCCCAGCGGGTGCCGGTGTCGTCAAGCCCGGGTACGACCCGGCGCTCACGAACGAGGACCTCGCCCCGCTGCGCGAGCAGCGCTGGACGAGCTACAACTTCTTCGCCTTCTGGATGTCCGACGTGCACTCCGTCGGCGGCTACGTCACCGCCGGGTCGCTCTTCGCCCTCGGGATCGCGAGCTGGCAGGTGCTCATCGCCCTGGTGGTCGGCATCCTCATCGTGCAGGTCTTCGCCAACCTGGTCGCGAAGCCGTCGCAGCGCACCGGTGTGCCGTACCCGGTGATCAACCGCGCGGTGTTCGGGGTGCTCGGCGCGAACGTCCCCGCCATCATCCGTGGCCTCATCGCGATGGCCTGGTACGGCGTGCAGACCTTCCTCGCCGCCCAGTCGCTGAACATCGTCTTCCTCAAGTTCATCCCGGCGTCGGCGGGGCTGCTCGACCACTCGTTCCTCGGGCTGTCGGCCCTGGGGTGGATCTCGTACGCGATCCTGTGGGTGGCACAGGGCGCGCTGTTCTGGATGGGCATGGAGGCCATCAAGCGGTTCATCGACTGGGCCGGACCGGCGGTCTACGTGGTGATGATCGTGCTCGCGGTCTACCTGGTCAGCCAGGCGGGCATCGGCAACATCTCGTTCACCCTGTCGGCCGGCGAGCCGCTGTCGTTCGGGGCGTCGATCCCGGTGATGCTGTCCGCGGTCGCCCTGGTGGTCAGCTACTTCTCCGGCCCGATGCTGAACTTCGGTGACTTCTCGCGCTACGGCCGGTCGTTCCGCGCGGTCAAGCGCGGCAACTTCTGGGGACTGCCGATCAACTTCCTGTTCTTCTCGGTCCTGACGGTGCTCTGCGCCAGTGCGACGGTGCCGGTGTTCGGCAAGCTCATCACCGACCCGATCGAGACCGTGCAGGCCATCGGAGCACCCTTCGCGATCCTGCTCGGTGGCCTGACCTTCGTCACCGCGACCGTCGGCATCAACATCGTGGCGAACTTCATCAGCCCCGCGTTCGACTTCTCGAACGTGGCACCCCGGAAGATCTCGTGGCGGGCCGGTGGCATGATCGCCGCGGTCGGCTCCGTGCTCCTCACCCCGTGGAACTGGTACGGCAACGACCAGGCGATCCTGTACACGCTCGGGGTGCTCGGTGCGCTGATCGGCCCGCTGTTCGGCATCCTCATCGCGGGCTACTACATCGTCGGCAAGCAGCGCATCGCGATCGACGACATGTACTCCACCAGCCGCACCGCGCGGTACTGGTACCGCGGCGGGTTCAACCCGAACGCCATCTGGACCCTCGTGGTCACCGGCGCGATCTCGGTGGCGAGCGCGGTCCTGCCCCCGGCACTCGGCGTGCTGCCGTGGCTGGCGAGCTACAGCTGGTTCATCGGGTGCGGCCTGGGCCTCGTCGTCTTCTGGGCGCTCGAGCGTGTCCGGCCGAGCATGCCCGTGCTCGACGCGGAGGACCCCTCGGTCGACGACGGCGCGGCCGTCGGTCGCGTCTGA
- a CDS encoding GNAT family N-acetyltransferase: MIESSVVVRPATPDETDTCIDLWAAAVAARDGAAEDPAVRERARQKFAAEHVAWLVAAGPDGAVDGFVLVTAPGTGRSTDPADAAYLSLLAVRPGVQARGVGRSLLSEAVHDARAAGHPRVALHVLGDNDRAVRLYEAGGFVATGDEFAHALTGGTTRVYATGVHAG, encoded by the coding sequence GTGATCGAGTCGTCCGTGGTCGTGCGTCCTGCGACCCCGGACGAGACCGACACCTGCATCGACCTGTGGGCCGCGGCCGTGGCCGCCCGTGACGGTGCCGCCGAGGACCCGGCGGTGCGGGAGCGCGCGCGGCAGAAGTTCGCGGCGGAGCACGTCGCCTGGCTGGTGGCTGCAGGCCCGGACGGTGCGGTGGACGGCTTCGTGCTCGTCACGGCACCGGGCACCGGTCGGTCGACGGACCCGGCGGACGCCGCCTACCTGTCGTTGCTCGCGGTGCGCCCCGGCGTGCAGGCCCGCGGCGTCGGACGGTCGCTGCTGTCCGAGGCGGTGCACGACGCCCGGGCCGCCGGGCACCCCCGCGTGGCGCTGCACGTGCTCGGCGACAACGACCGGGCGGTGCGGCTGTACGAGGCGGGCGGCTTCGTGGCGACGGGCGACGAGTTCGCCCACGCCCTGACCGGTGGGACGACGCGGGTCTACGCGACCGGCGTCCACGCCGGGTAG